A window of bacterium contains these coding sequences:
- a CDS encoding polysaccharide biosynthesis tyrosine autokinase, translated as MKEKREQREFRDYIAIFFNRMPVALITFGVVLGLVVIYTITQPKIYRASAKVRILRETEKILTIPFPTYSLAPDISTAVKLMTSRDVLRKAVEYMRRNSASAGEVNNISLEAMASSIKVNALRDTDIIQIDASSPNPRLAMLMANALANAFVEEVDNIAKRESRETRIFLEEQIYGNPKKGIKGMEKTLNEIEAKIRDFQKQEGFVDIDKETSSLIERVGNLRAEIEGCDISIKMAQARLEKVENILKQQGEWVVSGKTLADAPYISKLRDAIAEAELKLLNLQEKYTQNNPQVLEAKKNLDNLKRELEERLKQRAREEVGESLTLNPLQSERISAQLEIFANEAKKKALEDFLQPLETQLSTLPDKSLTYARLQRERQTLSTLYTDLLQRLQEARVRETTTRGNAYIAETATLPTSPAFPPRNLLISTGFVLAIFLGVAAALLAEYLDDTVKAPFDAERDLGVAVLGAIPQFEVKDGNLPVLTQPRSSAAEAFRTLRSNIKFSQLDKPIKTLLVTSSIKGEGKTVVASNLALAFSTGGVKTLLIDCDMRHPEIHHLFGLEREKGLTSVLVGEEKLEDCVREVGENLFVLPCGPVPPNPVEMLDSQRMRDLLNECGEKYDMVVLDPPPIMGMADALVLSAISDGVLMLAKSGSTRRGILRQAIASLEKAGGRLLGLVLNFLTPRRGYYYYYYYYYYYSYGYGREKKKK; from the coding sequence CCCTTTCCCACCTATAGCCTCGCACCAGATATCTCCACCGCTGTTAAGCTTATGACGAGCCGGGATGTGTTGCGGAAAGCAGTTGAGTATATGAGGCGAAACTCAGCCTCCGCAGGTGAGGTAAATAATATAAGCCTTGAAGCAATGGCTTCCTCCATTAAGGTGAACGCTTTGAGGGACACGGATATCATCCAGATAGATGCTTCTTCCCCCAACCCCCGTCTCGCTATGCTTATGGCTAACGCCCTCGCTAATGCCTTCGTTGAGGAAGTGGATAATATCGCTAAGAGGGAAAGCAGGGAGACAAGGATTTTTCTTGAGGAGCAAATCTACGGCAATCCGAAAAAGGGTATAAAGGGTATGGAGAAAACATTGAACGAGATTGAGGCGAAGATAAGGGATTTCCAAAAGCAGGAGGGCTTCGTGGATATTGATAAGGAAACGAGCTCGCTTATTGAGAGAGTGGGAAATCTCCGCGCGGAGATAGAGGGATGCGATATTTCAATCAAGATGGCGCAGGCAAGGCTTGAGAAAGTGGAGAATATCCTCAAACAGCAGGGGGAATGGGTCGTCTCGGGGAAAACATTAGCTGATGCCCCCTATATTTCCAAGTTAAGAGATGCAATTGCGGAGGCGGAGCTGAAGCTTTTGAACCTACAGGAGAAATACACTCAGAACAATCCCCAGGTCTTAGAGGCTAAGAAGAATCTTGATAACTTGAAGAGGGAATTGGAGGAGAGATTGAAGCAGAGGGCAAGAGAGGAGGTTGGGGAAAGCCTCACCCTAAATCCACTTCAAAGCGAGAGGATATCCGCTCAATTGGAGATATTTGCTAATGAGGCGAAGAAGAAAGCTTTGGAGGATTTCCTTCAGCCACTTGAGACCCAACTATCAACCCTCCCCGATAAGAGCCTCACCTACGCTCGCCTCCAAAGGGAAAGACAAACCCTCTCCACTCTCTATACCGACCTCTTGCAGAGATTGCAGGAGGCGAGGGTCAGGGAGACGACTACGAGAGGAAACGCTTATATCGCTGAGACAGCTACCCTTCCCACCTCTCCCGCCTTCCCACCCCGCAATCTCCTCATCTCCACTGGCTTCGTCCTCGCCATTTTTCTCGGCGTGGCAGCCGCTTTATTAGCGGAATATCTTGACGATACCGTTAAGGCTCCTTTTGATGCGGAGAGGGACTTGGGGGTTGCGGTCTTGGGAGCGATTCCCCAGTTTGAGGTAAAGGATGGAAATCTACCGGTCCTCACTCAGCCCCGCTCGAGCGCCGCTGAGGCTTTCCGCACATTGAGGTCTAATATAAAGTTCAGCCAGTTGGATAAACCCATCAAAACACTGCTGGTGACATCCTCAATTAAGGGCGAAGGGAAAACAGTCGTTGCGAGCAACCTCGCCCTTGCTTTCAGCACGGGAGGAGTGAAGACGCTCCTCATAGACTGCGATATGCGCCATCCCGAGATTCATCATCTCTTCGGTTTGGAAAGGGAGAAGGGATTGACAAGTGTTTTAGTGGGGGAGGAAAAGCTTGAGGATTGTGTTAGGGAGGTGGGAGAGAACTTGTTTGTTCTCCCCTGCGGTCCCGTTCCGCCTAATCCCGTGGAGATGCTGGATTCCCAAAGAATGCGGGATTTGCTGAACGAGTGTGGGGAGAAGTATGATATGGTGGTGCTGGATCCCCCTCCGATTATGGGGATGGCGGATGCTTTGGTTCTCTCGGCGATAAGCGATGGGGTTTTGATGTTGGCTAAGAGTGGCTCCACAAGGAGAGGGATACTCAGGCAGGCAATTGCGAGTTTGGAGAAGGCGGGTGGTAGGTTGTTGGGATTGGTTTTGAATTTCCTCACTCCCCGAAGAGGTTATTATTACTACTATTATTATTACTATTACTACAGTTATGGATATGGGAGGGAGAAAAAGAAGAAATAG